The following coding sequences are from one Candidatus Paceibacterota bacterium window:
- the dtd gene encoding D-aminoacyl-tRNA deacylase produces MRAVVQRVAEAKVTIAGVVKGAIQRGLLVLLGVEEADTPADIEWLSGKIVRLRVFDDEQGVMNRSVQEAAGDILLVSQFTLFASTKKGNRPSYSRSARPDIAVPLYEQFIQRLTQDLGKPVQTGEFGADMQVSLTNDGPVTILLDTKARE; encoded by the coding sequence ATGCGAGCCGTCGTCCAGCGGGTCGCCGAGGCCAAAGTCACCATCGCAGGTGTTGTCAAGGGCGCCATCCAGAGGGGTTTGCTCGTGCTGCTGGGGGTGGAAGAAGCCGACACGCCGGCGGACATCGAATGGCTGAGCGGCAAAATTGTGCGGCTGCGGGTATTTGATGACGAGCAGGGCGTGATGAATCGCTCGGTCCAGGAGGCGGCGGGAGACATCCTGCTGGTCAGCCAATTTACCTTGTTTGCCAGCACAAAGAAGGGCAACCGGCCATCCTACAGCCGATCAGCCCGCCCTGATATCGCCGTACCGCTTTATGAGCAGTTCATCCAAAGGCTGACGCAGGACCTTGGCAAGCCGGTCCAGACCGGCGAGTTTGGCGCCGACATGCAGGTGAGCCTCACGAACGACGGACCAGTGACGATCCTTCTGGATACCAAAGCACGGGAGTAG
- a CDS encoding DUF4340 domain-containing protein, producing the protein MNRKQLFILLALVVVLGVLGLVVHQRNQSAWQGAGRKGSAGKLLGELPVNDVASIMIKGGTNQLDLVRKDNLWRVKQRNDYPANFSEISGLLLKAADLKAAQSEEIGPSHLGRYKLLPPGPGTNTAVLVELRDEAGKVIRSLLLGKTHMRKSEGRPSPMGEMGESEGWPDGRYVMVGTSAKTVAVVSDPLSNIEAKPEQWLNKDFFKVEKIRSVAVTYPLATNSWKVTRDTENATDWKLADAKADEKLDSSKTSSFSYALSSPSFNDVLPADTKPEEVGLDKPTVITLDTFDNFTYAIKLGQKTNDSLPMTLSVTAQIPQERTPGKDEKPEDKDKLDKEFKDNQKKLQDKLSQEQAYGKRIYLVSNWTVDSLLKERGQLLTEKKEEPKKEEKAAATNDKDAADLMEPPKP; encoded by the coding sequence ATGAATCGGAAACAGCTCTTCATTCTACTGGCATTGGTGGTGGTTTTGGGTGTGCTTGGGCTGGTCGTGCACCAGCGGAACCAGAGCGCCTGGCAGGGCGCTGGTCGGAAGGGATCGGCCGGAAAGCTCCTGGGCGAACTGCCGGTCAATGACGTCGCGTCCATCATGATCAAGGGCGGCACCAACCAATTGGATCTGGTCAGGAAGGATAACCTGTGGCGCGTGAAGCAACGCAACGATTACCCGGCCAACTTTTCTGAGATCAGCGGTCTTCTCCTTAAAGCCGCGGACCTCAAGGCGGCCCAGAGCGAAGAGATCGGTCCTTCCCACTTGGGCCGTTACAAGCTGCTGCCGCCCGGGCCGGGGACCAATACCGCCGTGCTGGTGGAGTTGCGCGACGAGGCCGGCAAGGTGATCCGGTCCTTGTTGCTCGGGAAAACCCACATGCGCAAGTCCGAAGGCCGCCCTTCGCCGATGGGCGAAATGGGTGAGAGCGAAGGCTGGCCCGATGGCCGTTACGTCATGGTTGGCACGTCGGCCAAGACGGTGGCTGTGGTCTCCGATCCGTTGAGCAACATCGAGGCCAAGCCCGAGCAGTGGCTCAACAAGGACTTCTTCAAGGTGGAGAAGATACGCTCGGTTGCTGTGACGTATCCGCTGGCAACCAATTCCTGGAAGGTGACGCGCGACACTGAAAACGCTACTGACTGGAAACTGGCGGATGCCAAGGCTGATGAGAAACTGGATTCGTCCAAGACCTCCAGCTTCTCCTATGCTCTCTCATCACCATCCTTCAACGACGTGCTCCCGGCGGACACCAAACCGGAGGAGGTTGGCCTCGACAAGCCGACCGTGATCACGCTGGACACCTTCGACAACTTCACCTACGCGATCAAACTCGGCCAGAAGACCAACGATAGCCTGCCGATGACCTTGTCCGTCACGGCGCAAATCCCCCAGGAACGCACGCCCGGCAAGGATGAGAAGCCCGAGGACAAGGACAAGCTGGACAAAGAGTTCAAGGACAACCAGAAGAAGCTCCAGGACAAGCTGAGCCAGGAGCAAGCCTACGGCAAGAGGATCTATCTTGTTTCCAATTGGACGGTTGATTCGCTGCTCAAAGAGCGGGGCCAGCTCCTGACTGAGAAGAAAGAGGAACCTAAGAAGGAAGAAAAGGCGGCAGCGACCAACGACAAGGACGCGGCAGACCTGATGGAGCCGCCCAAACCCTAG
- a CDS encoding Gldg family protein yields MQKKSLQTILYSTAGIVVMLVILIAFNFIAGAARTRVDLTQEKAYTLSAGTRAILKKLDTPVTIRLYCTQSESATPETVFLKGYARKVEDLVAEYRQVAGGKLKVEKYDPQPDSDAEDSARLDGIEAQPLPGADRFYLGLAVKCADQVQSIPFLAPNRERLLEYDLARAIVRAANPEKPTIGLMSPLPVFGMPSNPMMQQMGQQGSQPWAIVNELKNDFTVQRVGMDVDKIDEEIKLLVVVAPKDISEKAQYAIDQFILRGGKLIAFLDAQCLADNRQQNQMMANMGGGGSSLDKLLKAWGIQFDTGKVVADLKFKMQLRGRAGEPQEAPAWLGLTADAINKDDVATSQIDNIWMPLSGAFTGTPVAGLKETVLLQSSKDSQLVDAMLANLSGESIMKEFKPSGVNYNLAIRLTGKFKTAFPDGAPAEKKDDAEKKDEKPAEEKKADDSLKETKGDNTVVLFGDADMLYDPFTMRRIDSPFGALQMAMNANLNLAQNIVEQMTGDNNLIAVRSRATMNRPFTRVKEMEAAANVKFQSEIKRLEDSAAEAQRKINDLQAQKKDKDQRFILSPEQRTELEKLRKEEAESRKRLKQVQKDLRKEVVSLQTRLKWVNILAIPLAVTATGIVIAIVNRRKTSAK; encoded by the coding sequence ATGCAAAAGAAATCGCTTCAGACAATACTCTACTCGACCGCTGGCATCGTGGTGATGCTGGTCATTTTGATTGCGTTCAACTTCATCGCCGGCGCGGCGCGCACGCGGGTGGACCTGACCCAGGAGAAGGCCTACACGCTTTCTGCCGGGACCCGGGCGATCTTGAAGAAGCTCGATACACCGGTAACGATTCGTCTTTACTGCACCCAGAGCGAGAGCGCAACACCCGAGACCGTGTTTCTCAAGGGTTATGCGCGGAAGGTTGAAGACCTGGTCGCCGAATACAGGCAAGTCGCGGGGGGCAAACTCAAGGTGGAGAAATACGACCCGCAACCGGATTCGGACGCCGAGGACTCGGCACGGCTGGATGGGATCGAGGCGCAACCGCTGCCGGGCGCCGACAGGTTCTATCTGGGCCTGGCGGTAAAGTGTGCCGACCAGGTCCAGTCCATTCCCTTCCTGGCGCCCAATCGCGAGCGACTGCTCGAATATGATCTGGCGCGCGCCATTGTGCGCGCCGCGAATCCGGAGAAGCCGACCATCGGGCTGATGAGCCCGCTGCCGGTCTTCGGCATGCCGTCCAATCCCATGATGCAACAGATGGGGCAGCAAGGCAGCCAGCCATGGGCGATCGTCAACGAGCTGAAGAACGACTTCACCGTTCAGCGGGTCGGTATGGACGTTGACAAGATTGACGAAGAGATCAAGCTGCTGGTGGTCGTCGCGCCCAAGGACATTTCCGAGAAGGCGCAGTACGCCATAGATCAGTTCATCCTGCGGGGCGGCAAGCTGATCGCTTTCCTCGACGCCCAGTGCCTGGCCGACAACCGCCAGCAGAATCAAATGATGGCGAACATGGGCGGGGGCGGGTCCTCGCTGGACAAGCTCCTCAAAGCTTGGGGCATCCAGTTTGACACCGGCAAGGTAGTGGCTGACTTGAAGTTCAAAATGCAGTTGCGCGGGCGTGCCGGCGAGCCGCAGGAAGCCCCAGCCTGGCTGGGCCTGACGGCGGATGCGATCAACAAGGATGACGTGGCCACGAGCCAGATTGACAATATCTGGATGCCGTTGAGCGGCGCGTTCACTGGCACCCCGGTGGCGGGCTTGAAGGAGACCGTGCTCCTTCAAAGCTCGAAGGATTCGCAACTGGTGGACGCCATGCTCGCCAATCTCTCGGGCGAGAGTATCATGAAGGAATTCAAGCCGTCCGGCGTGAACTATAACCTGGCGATTCGCCTGACGGGCAAGTTCAAGACCGCGTTTCCTGACGGCGCTCCCGCGGAGAAGAAGGACGATGCCGAGAAGAAGGACGAGAAGCCGGCCGAGGAGAAGAAGGCCGATGATTCGCTCAAGGAGACCAAGGGCGATAATACCGTGGTGCTGTTCGGCGACGCTGATATGCTCTACGATCCGTTCACGATGCGCCGGATTGACAGCCCGTTTGGCGCGCTGCAAATGGCCATGAACGCCAATCTGAATCTGGCGCAGAACATCGTCGAACAGATGACCGGCGACAACAACTTGATCGCTGTGCGCAGCCGGGCCACCATGAACCGGCCCTTCACCCGTGTGAAAGAGATGGAGGCTGCCGCCAACGTGAAGTTCCAAAGCGAGATCAAGCGCCTGGAGGACAGCGCGGCTGAGGCGCAGCGCAAGATCAACGACTTGCAAGCGCAGAAGAAGGACAAGGACCAGCGCTTCATCCTGTCGCCGGAACAGCGCACCGAACTGGAGAAACTCCGGAAGGAAGAGGCGGAATCCCGCAAGCGCTTGAAGCAAGTGCAGAAGGACTTGCGCAAGGAAGTTGTCTCGCTGCAAACGCGCCTCAAATGGGTCAACATTCTGGCCATCCCCCTGGCGGTGACGGCCACAGGCATTGTTATTGCGATTGTTAACCGTAGAAAGACTTCGGCAAAATGA
- a CDS encoding ABC transporter permease: protein MNAWRNVWTITKRELGAYFTSPLAYVFIVIFLLLCGFFTFFVGGFFERQEASLVRPFFDWHPWFYLFLVPAVGMRLWAEERRVGTIELLLTMPITAWQAIVGKFLASWLFLALALVLTFPVVITVNYLGHPDNGVILTAYIGSWLMAGAYLAISCITSALTRSQVVSFIISLVVCLFLILAGFPPVINVLEQVAPSLVDLVTSFSVMTHFDGFQKGVLDSRDILFFLSVIGFSLFTTSVILRTHRAG from the coding sequence ATGAACGCCTGGCGCAATGTTTGGACCATTACGAAGCGCGAATTGGGCGCTTACTTCACCTCGCCGCTGGCCTACGTTTTCATCGTCATCTTCCTGCTGCTGTGCGGCTTCTTCACGTTCTTCGTGGGCGGTTTTTTCGAACGGCAGGAGGCTTCATTGGTGCGGCCTTTCTTTGACTGGCACCCGTGGTTCTACCTGTTCCTGGTACCGGCCGTTGGCATGCGGCTGTGGGCCGAGGAGCGGCGGGTAGGCACCATTGAGCTGCTGCTAACGATGCCCATCACCGCCTGGCAGGCGATCGTTGGGAAGTTCCTTGCGTCGTGGCTGTTCCTGGCGCTGGCGCTGGTGTTGACTTTCCCGGTGGTGATTACTGTGAATTACCTGGGCCATCCGGACAATGGCGTCATTCTGACGGCCTACATTGGCAGTTGGCTTATGGCAGGCGCTTACCTGGCTATCAGTTGCATCACCTCAGCGCTGACGCGCAGCCAGGTCGTCAGCTTCATCATTTCGCTTGTGGTGTGCCTGTTCCTGATCCTGGCCGGATTTCCTCCAGTCATTAACGTGCTCGAACAGGTTGCGCCTTCGTTGGTGGACCTGGTCACGTCGTTCAGCGTGATGACCCATTTCGATGGATTCCAGAAAGGAGTGCTCGATTCCCGTGACATCCTCTTCTTCCTTTCGGTCATTGGGTTTTCGCTCTTTACAACCAGTGTGATCCTGCGCACGCATCGCGCGGGTTAA
- a CDS encoding ATP-binding cassette domain-containing protein has product MIKVQNLAKVFGTKRAVDDVSFAINRGEVLGFLGPNGAGKSTTMRMITGFLPPSGGSVTVGGFDIVEHPIQARRLIGYLPENAPAYTDMTVYGFLNFAAEIRGLRGDARKQAVNRVVEMCFLEAVLHQSVETLSKGYRHRTCFAQSIVHDPDVLVLDEPTDGLDPNQKHEVRQLIRRMGEKKAIIFSTHILEEVDAACSRAIIIDRGKIVANGTPQELRQKSEWAGAVTLRVKGAAASAVSSKLYQVPLVKRVTVVEEAEGRVTVRAFPKSGANGALAQAIGEAAREWQIEQLQTEEGRLDEVFRSITMPDTAKEAA; this is encoded by the coding sequence ATGATTAAGGTTCAGAATCTGGCAAAAGTTTTCGGGACCAAGCGGGCGGTAGATGACGTCTCGTTTGCGATCAACCGTGGCGAGGTGCTGGGCTTCCTCGGCCCCAATGGCGCCGGCAAGTCCACCACCATGCGCATGATCACAGGTTTCCTGCCGCCGTCCGGCGGTTCGGTCACCGTTGGAGGCTTTGACATCGTCGAGCACCCGATTCAAGCGCGGCGTTTGATCGGCTACCTGCCGGAAAACGCGCCCGCGTACACGGACATGACGGTGTATGGCTTTCTCAATTTCGCGGCGGAGATTCGCGGCCTGCGCGGCGATGCCAGGAAGCAAGCCGTCAACCGCGTCGTGGAGATGTGCTTCCTGGAAGCGGTGCTGCACCAAAGTGTCGAGACCCTCTCCAAAGGGTATCGTCACCGCACCTGCTTCGCTCAATCCATCGTTCACGATCCCGACGTGCTGGTCCTGGACGAGCCGACGGACGGACTGGACCCGAACCAGAAGCACGAGGTGCGGCAGTTAATCCGGCGAATGGGAGAGAAGAAGGCGATCATCTTCTCGACGCACATCCTGGAGGAAGTGGACGCGGCGTGCTCGCGGGCAATCATCATTGATCGGGGCAAGATTGTCGCGAATGGCACGCCGCAGGAACTTCGGCAGAAGTCGGAGTGGGCCGGCGCTGTGACGCTGCGGGTTAAAGGCGCGGCAGCCAGTGCGGTTAGCAGCAAGTTGTATCAGGTGCCGCTGGTTAAGCGGGTGACGGTGGTAGAGGAGGCCGAAGGGCGCGTGACGGTGCGGGCCTTTCCGAAGAGCGGCGCCAACGGAGCCCTGGCGCAGGCGATTGGCGAGGCGGCCCGCGAATGGCAGATTGAACAGCTGCAGACCGAGGAAGGCCGGCTCGACGAGGTCTTTCGGAGCATCACCATGCCCGACACGGCGAAGGAGGCTGCATAA
- a CDS encoding DUF2203 domain-containing protein: MAYQFQTHYTRDEARKLLPEIRQWLKRLAELHAELEKLEQRIGGLMSPGCDLGGNLVDTRIRAIADVAEAMAEFRRRDIQVKDIERGLVDFPAIIGGKEVFLCWEKDEEDVEFWHELDAGYAGRERL; encoded by the coding sequence ATGGCCTACCAATTCCAAACACACTACACTCGGGATGAAGCCCGGAAACTGCTGCCCGAAATCCGGCAGTGGCTGAAACGGCTTGCCGAACTGCACGCCGAATTGGAGAAGCTTGAACAGCGCATTGGCGGGCTGATGTCTCCGGGCTGCGATCTGGGGGGCAACCTGGTGGACACGCGGATCAGGGCTATCGCTGACGTGGCGGAAGCAATGGCGGAATTCCGGCGGCGCGATATTCAGGTCAAGGACATTGAGCGTGGCTTGGTGGATTTCCCGGCTATAATCGGCGGGAAGGAGGTCTTTTTGTGCTGGGAGAAAGACGAAGAGGACGTTGAATTTTGGCACGAACTGGATGCCGGTTACGCGGGGCGGGAGCGGTTGTAG
- a CDS encoding tetratricopeptide repeat protein: MLCRHWNLWAAVAASSMLVAGCGSVPTRQPGRPDGQAQDVSEREQVDSKAAERLARAHARYAAGVIHEVDGNSAEADEDYYEAALLDPDDETLMLEVSARLLRNKQPQKALELVTRAAQRPNASGEIYGRLGLIYAQLDEPDEALAANRQAIEKSPASLTGYQNLCQVYLGKKQPVEALQVLSEAAQQPDAEADFLIGAAELCAAVGLQAPTQRSDANAKALELLNRAARLGPGTPLSRLKLADGFNLLGESDQAAQFYLEVLKDPPDLPLVEERVRANLASIYLHGSDHQRASEQLQAILRDDPTNPQAYYYLGRMALEDKKPAEAADHFSKMLVLRPDQEPAYYYLALAQIELDKVGEALATLEKARQKFAQSFALEYYSGLAYSRKKAYAEASRHFLAAEVIAKVTDPGRLNEDFYFRLGAACERKGDYAQAEKYFERCLQLAPGFAEAQNYLGYMWAERGEKLERARELIEKAVKAEPRNAAFLDSMAWVLFKQGQPGEALPYALQAAELIEQPDATVYDHLGDIYAALKQIDKAREAWRKSLSIEPSEEVRKKIQAGGSK, translated from the coding sequence ATGCTTTGCCGTCATTGGAATCTGTGGGCGGCCGTGGCTGCGAGCAGCATGCTGGTGGCTGGATGCGGCTCCGTGCCCACGCGGCAGCCCGGCAGGCCCGATGGCCAGGCCCAGGATGTCTCGGAACGCGAACAGGTGGACAGCAAAGCGGCCGAGCGATTGGCCCGGGCGCACGCCCGTTACGCCGCTGGCGTCATACACGAGGTGGACGGAAACTCGGCCGAAGCGGATGAGGATTACTACGAGGCGGCACTGCTGGACCCCGACGACGAAACGCTCATGCTGGAAGTCTCCGCCCGGCTGCTGCGGAACAAGCAGCCGCAGAAAGCCCTCGAATTGGTGACACGCGCGGCCCAGCGGCCCAATGCATCGGGCGAGATTTATGGGCGCCTGGGCTTGATTTACGCACAACTCGATGAGCCCGATGAGGCTCTCGCCGCCAACCGTCAGGCGATCGAGAAATCGCCCGCTTCGCTGACCGGCTACCAAAACCTGTGCCAGGTTTACCTCGGGAAGAAGCAACCAGTGGAAGCGCTGCAAGTGCTGTCGGAGGCCGCACAGCAACCAGACGCGGAAGCTGACTTTCTGATCGGCGCAGCCGAACTCTGCGCGGCAGTTGGACTGCAAGCGCCAACGCAACGGTCAGATGCTAACGCCAAGGCGCTGGAGTTGCTTAACCGCGCGGCCAGGCTGGGGCCCGGCACCCCGCTGTCGCGCCTCAAGCTGGCGGATGGCTTCAACCTGTTGGGTGAATCAGATCAGGCCGCGCAGTTTTATCTCGAAGTGCTGAAGGACCCGCCGGACTTGCCGCTGGTGGAGGAGCGGGTGCGGGCCAATTTGGCTTCCATCTACCTGCACGGCAGCGACCACCAGCGGGCGAGCGAACAGCTCCAAGCTATTTTGCGCGATGACCCGACCAATCCGCAAGCATACTATTACCTGGGCCGCATGGCGCTGGAGGACAAGAAGCCGGCGGAAGCTGCCGACCATTTCAGCAAGATGCTGGTGCTGCGCCCCGACCAGGAACCTGCCTACTATTACCTGGCGCTGGCGCAAATTGAGTTAGACAAGGTCGGTGAGGCCCTGGCGACGCTGGAAAAGGCGCGGCAGAAGTTTGCCCAGAGCTTCGCGCTGGAGTATTACAGCGGGCTAGCCTACAGCCGGAAGAAGGCGTATGCGGAGGCCTCGCGGCATTTTCTGGCCGCCGAGGTCATCGCCAAGGTCACGGACCCGGGCCGATTGAACGAGGATTTCTACTTCCGGCTGGGGGCGGCCTGTGAGCGGAAGGGAGATTATGCCCAGGCTGAGAAATACTTCGAGAGGTGCCTGCAGCTCGCGCCCGGCTTCGCCGAGGCGCAGAATTATCTTGGCTATATGTGGGCGGAGCGCGGGGAGAAACTTGAACGGGCACGCGAATTGATTGAGAAGGCCGTCAAGGCGGAACCGAGGAACGCGGCATTCCTTGATAGCATGGCATGGGTGCTTTTCAAGCAGGGCCAGCCCGGCGAGGCGCTGCCCTACGCGTTGCAGGCGGCGGAGTTGATCGAGCAACCAGACGCCACGGTCTATGATCACCTCGGTGACATTTACGCCGCGCTCAAACAAATTGACAAGGCGCGGGAGGCCTGGCGCAAGTCTCTATCCATCGAACCGAGTGAGGAAGTGCGGAAGAAGATCCAGGCGGGCGGCTCCAAATGA
- a CDS encoding AURKAIP1/COX24 domain-containing protein: MGSLKKRRKAKINKHKRRKKLRAHRHKKRTWQK; this comes from the coding sequence ATGGGCTCATTGAAGAAACGACGGAAAGCGAAGATCAATAAGCATAAACGGCGCAAGAAGCTGAGGGCGCATCGTCACAAGAAGCGCACCTGGCAGAAATAG
- a CDS encoding HEAT repeat domain-containing protein, whose translation MHLIRHSLTLTLTIACATACLAESAPLTTKELVKKQVAVLESGATQKEKADACRELARIGTSDAVAPLAALLSDEQLSHMARYGLEPIPGSSVDKALRDAAGKLQGRLLAGVVGSIGVRRDPKAVKLLTKLLQAPDNDVAQAAARSLGSIGTPAAGKALLDALPAVSAANQLALCEGLLRCAETQAGKGNRKQAVAIYDRLRATAAPHQVRTAAVRGAILTRQTDGLPLLKATLRDSNFALFSAAVRSAQEMPGPEVTRLLAGELPTIPAERQILLMQTLAQRGDAAALPALFAAARSGDKSARLAAVRAIAQFGDASALPVFVELMDDPDKDIAAAAQESLGGLPGKDADAAIIKMLADGPAARRASALDLIARRRMTAAIPALFDAAGGPDLKLRVAATKRLGELAGSAEVPRLLDLLVRAASSEDLEAAEQALSAACLRAQDPASCVSQVEGRLTQAPPAQQCALVRVLGAVGGEKALKAVRGAVQHPNTEVRATAIRALGAWSTADAAPHLLEAAKAASNPTDKMICLRGYLRLAGQADLPVDKRLAMCREAAALTQKDEEKRLLLAALGGIASVEAFDLVAPHLDEPGTKEEAATAAVNVSDMLLKSADAAKLAPRLAEVLDKVCGSTANADLAKRAKELGDQAKTKVGGK comes from the coding sequence ATGCATCTCATTCGTCATTCCCTGACCCTCACCCTGACCATCGCCTGTGCGACTGCCTGCCTGGCAGAAAGCGCCCCGCTTACGACTAAAGAGCTGGTTAAGAAGCAAGTTGCCGTCCTGGAGTCTGGCGCCACTCAGAAGGAGAAGGCGGACGCCTGCCGCGAGCTGGCCCGCATCGGCACCAGTGACGCCGTGGCGCCGCTGGCTGCGCTGCTGTCGGACGAACAGCTTTCCCATATGGCCCGCTACGGTTTGGAGCCGATCCCCGGCTCCTCGGTGGACAAAGCGTTGCGCGACGCGGCTGGCAAACTCCAGGGCCGCCTGCTCGCTGGCGTCGTCGGCAGCATTGGCGTGCGCCGCGATCCTAAGGCCGTAAAGCTCCTGACCAAGCTGCTCCAGGCTCCCGACAACGACGTGGCCCAGGCCGCGGCAAGGTCCCTGGGCAGCATCGGCACTCCTGCCGCCGGCAAAGCGCTCCTGGATGCCTTGCCGGCTGTCTCCGCCGCCAACCAGCTCGCGTTGTGCGAGGGGCTGCTTCGCTGCGCGGAAACGCAGGCAGGCAAGGGCAATCGCAAGCAGGCGGTGGCGATTTACGATCGTCTGCGTGCCACAGCGGCGCCGCACCAGGTGCGCACCGCGGCCGTGCGTGGGGCCATTCTTACGCGACAGACGGATGGCCTGCCGCTGCTAAAGGCAACATTGCGGGACAGCAATTTCGCGCTTTTCTCCGCCGCGGTTCGCAGCGCGCAGGAGATGCCGGGCCCGGAGGTCACGCGACTTCTGGCCGGCGAGCTGCCAACAATCCCGGCCGAACGCCAAATTCTGTTGATGCAGACCCTTGCCCAGCGGGGCGACGCCGCGGCGTTGCCCGCCCTGTTCGCCGCCGCCCGGAGCGGGGACAAGAGCGCCCGGCTGGCAGCCGTTCGTGCCATTGCTCAATTCGGCGATGCCTCGGCGCTGCCAGTATTTGTGGAGTTGATGGATGATCCAGACAAGGACATCGCCGCAGCGGCCCAGGAAAGCCTGGGCGGCCTCCCCGGCAAGGACGCGGACGCCGCCATCATCAAGATGCTTGCGGACGGTCCAGCCGCGCGCCGCGCCAGCGCTTTGGACCTCATCGCGCGGCGGCGCATGACTGCGGCCATTCCCGCTCTATTCGATGCCGCGGGCGGACCGGACCTCAAGCTGCGCGTTGCTGCCACCAAGAGGCTCGGCGAACTGGCCGGATCGGCCGAAGTCCCGCGCTTGCTTGACCTCTTGGTTCGGGCGGCGAGTTCCGAAGACCTGGAGGCGGCCGAGCAGGCCCTTAGCGCTGCCTGCTTGAGGGCGCAGGATCCTGCTTCGTGCGTCAGCCAGGTCGAAGGCCGCTTGACGCAAGCCCCGCCTGCCCAACAGTGCGCCCTGGTTCGCGTGCTGGGAGCAGTCGGAGGCGAAAAGGCTCTCAAAGCCGTTCGGGGAGCCGTCCAGCATCCCAACACCGAGGTGCGCGCCACCGCTATTCGCGCGCTGGGCGCCTGGAGCACCGCTGACGCCGCGCCGCACCTGCTTGAGGCAGCAAAGGCCGCCTCTAACCCGACCGACAAGATGATTTGCCTGCGCGGTTACCTGCGCCTGGCGGGGCAGGCCGACCTGCCGGTGGACAAGCGCCTGGCGATGTGCCGCGAGGCGGCGGCTTTGACCCAGAAGGACGAGGAGAAAAGGCTGCTGCTGGCTGCCTTGGGCGGCATTGCCTCCGTCGAGGCGTTCGACCTGGTCGCGCCGCATCTGGACGAACCGGGCACAAAGGAAGAGGCCGCCACGGCCGCGGTGAATGTTTCCGACATGCTGTTGAAAAGCGCGGATGCGGCGAAGCTGGCGCCCCGGCTCGCCGAGGTGCTCGACAAGGTGTGCGGCTCGACAGCCAACGCCGACCTGGCCAAACGCGCCAAGGAACTCGGCGACCAGGCCAAGACCAAGGTGGGTGGCAAGTAA
- a CDS encoding Gfo/Idh/MocA family oxidoreductase, whose product MVAGGAVAAPWFIPASALGRNGLVPPSERIVLGGLGVGGRGTGVLKWMLPEKDVQFVAICDAKKSQREAIKRLVDEQYGNKDCAMYRDMRDFLARRTDIDAVLIATGDRWHATASVMAMRAGKDVYSEKPSSMTIAEGQAVVATARRYGRIYQTGLQRLSEDNFTFANELLRTGRLGRVHTVRAHIAPWDAAEMKFDWLPAEPEPAKDEVDWDQWLGPCPWRPYNAAYTRGGWRGYYDFHTSCIGEWGAHTFGQCQVAMGAADTSAVRYGYVNNPTGDGMVTVFPNGVKMILSRGEQWWHGSCGVRYEGSEGWVAVADGYSKPEASSPALLADFSKLVKDYMARTGRPMSHVRNLFDCIKSRRPTVANPEVMHRSMSTVHAANICMWLKRDMKYDPVKEEFINDPEANRLRSRAMREPWIIESA is encoded by the coding sequence GTGGTCGCCGGTGGTGCGGTGGCCGCGCCCTGGTTCATCCCGGCCTCGGCGCTGGGGCGGAATGGATTGGTGCCGCCGAGCGAGCGGATTGTGCTTGGGGGGCTGGGCGTTGGCGGGCGAGGCACCGGGGTCTTAAAGTGGATGCTGCCGGAGAAGGATGTGCAGTTCGTCGCCATCTGCGATGCGAAGAAGTCCCAGCGCGAGGCCATCAAGCGGCTGGTGGACGAGCAGTATGGCAACAAGGATTGTGCGATGTATCGCGACATGCGCGACTTTCTGGCCCGGCGCACGGACATTGACGCGGTGCTTATCGCGACGGGGGACCGCTGGCATGCGACCGCCTCCGTCATGGCGATGCGCGCGGGCAAGGATGTCTATTCCGAAAAGCCGTCTTCGATGACCATCGCCGAGGGGCAGGCGGTCGTCGCGACGGCGCGGCGCTACGGGCGCATCTACCAAACCGGCCTGCAGCGGCTCAGCGAGGACAACTTCACCTTCGCCAACGAGCTGCTCCGCACCGGCCGGCTGGGGCGGGTGCACACGGTTCGGGCGCATATCGCGCCGTGGGATGCCGCCGAGATGAAATTCGATTGGCTGCCCGCCGAACCCGAGCCGGCTAAGGATGAGGTGGACTGGGACCAGTGGCTGGGGCCGTGTCCCTGGCGGCCTTACAATGCCGCCTACACGCGCGGCGGCTGGCGTGGCTACTATGATTTTCACACCAGCTGCATCGGCGAGTGGGGCGCCCACACCTTCGGGCAATGCCAAGTCGCGATGGGGGCTGCGGATACCTCTGCGGTCCGTTACGGCTACGTCAACAACCCCACGGGCGATGGCATGGTTACCGTCTTTCCCAACGGCGTGAAGATGATTCTATCCCGCGGCGAGCAGTGGTGGCACGGCTCGTGCGGGGTCCGCTACGAGGGCTCGGAAGGGTGGGTGGCAGTGGCCGACGGCTACTCCAAGCCGGAAGCCTCATCGCCCGCGCTGCTGGCCGACTTCTCCAAGCTGGTCAAGGATTACATGGCGCGCACGGGCCGCCCGATGAGCCATGTGCGGAACTTGTTTGACTGCATCAAGTCGCGCCGTCCCACGGTGGCCAATCCCGAAGTCATGCACCGCTCCATGTCCACCGTGCACGCCGCCAACATCTGCATGTGGCTCAAGCGCGACATGAAGTATGACCCTGTGAAAGAGGAGTTCATCAACGACCCGGAGGCCAACCGCCTCCGCTCCCGCGCGATGCGGGAGCCTTGGATAATCGAATCTGCGTAA